TGAGCAACTCTCCCCTGCTATATCCGCCCTGGCGGGGGTCTCCTTCTGTGCTCTGCATTGGCGGGACTGAGGGTGACAGCTGTGCTTTGGGGGGAGGAAGGCTACGCAAGTCCTGGACTTGAGGGGGATTCAAAATGCACCCCAACCCCCCAGAGTTTTGTGGTACTGCTTCAAATACGCGGGGAAGACGCGGGGGCTAGATCAAACGCGCGTCCGAGCAGTTTGTGGCTGGCTGGCTCGGTTGTAAGGCGTCTAGGCGCGGAAGTCGGGAGTCCATAAAGGACCGTAAAATCGCCGCGGACTCAGCCGCCAGGGTGCTGAGGCCCTACGACCAGTTTGCACGTCGGTCAGTGGTCCAAATTACCTTGTCACTTCCCGGGCTCCTTGGCGCCAGGTCGGAAATGGTCCCAATGATCTAATTGCCTTTGGTCTCCGGTTGCATTTGAAAAGGCACAGCTCTggccctcccccttccccattcCTTCCCAGTCCCACTTCTCCACCCAACGGAAAAGGAGCTGCAGGGGGCAGGAGCCCCACCCTTCCTCGGATTAGACCCCAAAAGGGGGGAAGTGCTGTCACACTGCTTTAACTGGAGAACCCCCTCCCTGACCAGCAGCTGGGGGAAATGGGGTGAATGCTCAGGAAGGGAATTTCCTTGAGAAGGGTGGAAAGCTGGGAGGCAGAACCCACCAGCAGACCCTCCACAAAGCTgtaagggtgggtgggaagagtcTGGTATAGAAAAAATTAACCCTCTGGCCTTGGTCGCCAACACCTTGTTGAGCACTCACTTCAATCTGTTACTCATTCCACATTCACCCATTACCCATTCAACTCAGACTCCCTAACTACAGCATGTTCTCAGGAGAACCTATAGGATACTTACACCTACAGTCCTGCACCATCCCTGCAACACATACAACCTAGTACACACATTCTCATGCCTGCCCCAACGGCCTGGCCCACACAAAAGCAAGGAAGCTCAGTCTGTGCCCAGCATCCTGCAATGCACGAAGACCCAGAGCTCAACACTCCAGCACAAAGGTGCATCTCACCTCACTTGCCTGCCCAGTATGCACATCTTTGCCCACTCATGCCAAATACAGGCAGAATGCTCAGAGGGGCTGCATCTCGCTCTGCCCCAGGGCAAGTAGGGTGACTGGGGCTTTCTGTACCTGGCCAGGCCCAAATGCTGCTGTGTGCTCATTTGAATGATGAACCCCTGTTCAGACCTTCCTGGGTTCTGGAAGTCACTGGCACACCACCAGAGGTAGACTGAGGCTACTGAGAGGAGGGTGTCCCTTTCCACCCCACCCTCCACACCTCCACACACACCGTGGCCTACAGCCCCTACATCAGCCTTGTCTGTATGTCTATGTGTTCTCTGTGTGTACATGTCCTCTGGGCTCCCTGTGCAGGGCCCAGCTCTGAAGCACTGGCCAGCAGTCCCAGTGGAGGCAGTGAGGCCCCCAAGAGCAACAGCGGTGGCAGCTCGCAGGGCACGCTGGCCTGCAGTGCCAGTGACCAGATGCGCCGTTACCGTACTGCCTTCACCCGGGAGCAGATTGCACGGCTGGAGAAGGAATTCTACAGGGAGAACTATGTATCCAGGCCCCGGAGATGTGAGCTGGCGGCTGCCCTAAACCTGCCGGAAACTACTATCAAGGTATGAGctctggaaggagggagagagtgtgCACTCTGTCAGCAGGAAGTAAATGCCAACTGCCTACTCTCTAAATCTTGAGCCAGGAACTGGGGACTTAGGGTTTCCTGCCCATGTGGCAGCTAGGCTCAGGGTGTCCAGGCCTGATACCAATGCCAGATGTGTGCAGATTTACCCTCCCAACAGTCCCTCGGTGGGCACTGGGGAGCTGCAGTTGATTCTGTCCCTTTCCTAGCCAAATAAACATCAGGGATGGGGTGCCTGTGCGGGTGACAAGGAAATGCCCCAAAGGAGAACGACTGAAAGGGGAGGTGTTTCTGGGGAAACGCTGCTTGTCCCCTCAGACCGGTGGAGTCCTTAGTCCCCCAACCACTTCCACATTCACATCTGGTTCTGGCACTCCAGGGGGACCTGGCTGTGTGGGCAAAGCGCGGGAGGGAGAGAGACTGGAGTCACTCCCTGACCCTCTCACGGAGGGATTCCAGCTCTAGGTGGTGGCAGTGGATCTGCCCCTGCCCAGAGGGTCGCCAACTTGGCCCTTCCCTGTGCTGCCGGCATCGTCCTGGCTTCAGTCGGCAGAACTTTTGGGCTTTGCGCACTGGGCCAAGGGCAGCCGCCGAACCTGCTCCTCTGCCCCCAGGTGTGGTTCCAGAACCGGCGCATGAAGGACAAGAGGCAGCGTCTGGCCATGACATGGCCGCACCCGGCCGACCCCGccttctacacttacatgatgagcCACGCGGCGGCCGCGGGCGGCCTGCCCTATCCCTTCCCGTCGCACCTGCCCCTGCCCTACTACTCGCCCGTGGGCCTGGGCGCCGCGCCCGCCGCGTCCGCTGCCGCCTCGCCCTTCAGCGGCCCGCTGCGCCCGCTAGACACCTTCCGCGTACTCTCGCAGCCCTACCCGCGGCCCGAACTGCTGTGCGCCTTCCGCCATCCGCCGCTCTACCCGGGCCCGGCGCACGGACTGGGCACCTCGGCAGGCGGCCCCTGCTCCTGCCTCGCCTGCCACAGCGGCGCGGCCAACGGGCTGGCGCCCCGCACCGCCGCCGCCTCGGACTTCACCTGTGCCTCCACCTCCCGCTCGGACTCCTTCCTCACCTTCGCGCCCTCCGTTCTCAGCAAGGCCTCCACTGTCGCGCTGGACCAGCGGGAGGAGGTGCCCCTCACCAGATAAGGGGTGGCCCGCGGGCTGCCGGCTCCAGGACGCCCGTGGGGGCCCCCGGGGGACTCAGTcagtgcccctccctgcccccagggcacCGAGGGAAAAGAAGAGGGCCGAAAAGGACCAGCGAGACCCGGCCTTGAGGATCGAAATGCCTGGGAAGCGGCCGAGGCTGGCGCGTTTTGGGAGCAGGGGTAGGGAtgggaaagcagaggctcagaggctCTCCCCCAGGGCAGACCCTCTTTGCCATTCTTCCCCGAACCCACTGCCCCTGACCGGGGTTGAGGACATGGCtccaaagttaaataaaaattcagtagCAACAGCAACTAAAATCAGCCCCTCAGCaccgccccccacccaccccctccctcaccccaggaCCCCTTCACCTGCCAAGCCTGAGGCTAAGCACTGAAAAGGGAAATTGCTGTCTCTCTGAACAAAATGCTGTGTATGCAGAGTAGGTAGAGATTAGTCTTTGCCAGCTTTTCCGAGGCATGATAAGGGGCTTGTGGATAGCAGTGCACCAGCCATATAGGGGAGTGAGAGATTATTTACTACCAAGGAAAACCCTGGTCCTCCTGTGAATTCTGGGCACTCCCTTGCCTTCCTGGAGTTTCTGTTACACAACAGATTCTGGTTCTGGCCTCTAGCAGCACCtggtctttttcctctctgctagCTTCTTGATATCTTTCAACTTGCAACTCCATCTCTACCCACACACCCACGTTTTAAGGACTGCAGGGAGGCTGCAGATACCGCAGACCCCCTTGGAGGCTTCCAGCAAGCCTCTTCTCCCTGGGCCCAACAGATACCCTGATTAGCAAGAGATGTGTGTGAGAagggtttttgaatgttgaatgTATAATGATCACCATAAGGCTGGCCACACAGCCCAGAGCTGAGCTGTTAACAAGATGCCCAGGGAAGAGCTTAGGGAGCAGGGACCTCATCTCACCTCTTAGTGTCTGGCGGCAAATTAAAGGCTATTTCCAGCTTTTGCCTGTTCACCTCCCCTTCACCAGAAGCTTTCTTGCCCTTTCCTCTGTATTTGGCATTTTACATCttctttcctcccatttttctcCCAAGCTGCCACTGGGACTTGACTTTCAAATACTAGCGGGAGCCTTCTGCCCCTTCGGGGGAACTTGGCTTGCCCCTTCACTAGAGTTTGGGAACCACTCTCAAACACACTCCCACACTCATTCTTGCAGACAGTTTTTGAGAGATAGAACTTGTACCCCTCAGTGGAAGCTTCACTCTGACTGCAAGGGAGTGGTTCTCCCCTATAGGAAATGAAATTGGTTTGGTTTTCCTTTAAGAATTTGCTGTTACAATTTGTCAACCATATTGCAATAAAAGCTGGACACAGTtctcacttcagcattttaattttttgtgtagcAGGCAGTACAAAGACTTTTTGAATTGCTAATTCAGTCTCCATAGGCTCAAGCAGGGAAGGACTTAAAAGATGGACCCATGGACAGAGTCTCCTAAGCCTCTGTTGGGTACTGGGAGGCACAGGTGAAGTCTGAGTGGACATTGTACAGAGGTGGAGAAGGCAGGCTTTGAGTTGCCCTGGGGTGTATGTTTCCTTGATTTTGTGCATGCTGGGAGCCTTCCATGGTTCAACTGGCCCAGAAGAGTGCTGAGGCTCACCCTTCTAATGGTTTCTTCTCCAGTTACTCCAGTCCTTTGAGGAAAGGGTACACTGGGCTGTGATCTCCATGGATCCTACCTCCACTCCAGCCCAAGGTGGAGATGAATGGAGCAGTGGAGATGGAGTTTAAGCACTGCATGTGGGAATCTCGGCTCACTGGTCAAGCATCTTagagctggggagaggagggaggactCCTGCATTGGGATGGAAGGGTATGAACCATCCTCAAACTGGAAGTCATCTACAAAGATGGAATTCTGGGCTGGTcagggaaaggagaaagacaGTGCTCAGAAGACACCTTATACCCATCCTCCATTCCCTGAGCAGAGCCACTGAAGTCCTCTGAAGTCCGGCACAAGCAGAGGAGACGCAGGGCTCCTCACAGGCTGGGAGCTCAGGATTGCTTGGACTCCAAGGGTCCTCTGCCTGTGTattggagggcaggtgggaactCCTCAGTCAGTCTTCATCCCTCCTTGGGCTCCGGAACAAACCCTCTTGCACACAGGGGCCCCTACCCTCCCAAGCAAAGCTTTGTCCTGAAGTTTCCAGCATCTTGCCCGCCACAACTCTGCCCCTCAGCTCTGCTCAGCTCCCTCTGCATCCGGGAAGCTCCCGGTGCTAAACACTGGTGAATTTCGCGGTTACTTCGCGTTGGGCTGAGATTGCTTGCGACAGGTAAATGGGCTGCGGGTTGCCGTAACGCCAGGCGTATTTTCAGTTAATAGGGAGGGAAAATGAGGTGTCTGCAGCGATATTGGAAAGTACAAGATCGATGATCCAGCCTCGTGTCCAATCAGCAGCCTTTAATTGACTGTATTTTCTGGGTAATTGAGCCTCTCTTCCTCCAAATTGAAGTGGAAGATATAACAATGCATCTTGCCAGGAGGAATTACTCATTATTTCATAATGAAATTTCCCTTTTGCCAAGGTTTGCGGTTTGGCGCTAGGCACCACTTCCCACAATCCCTCCACCACCGCACTTAAAAACAGGCTTTGCCAGCTTGCACCTGGAAAAGGGCATCTGGCCTGATACTTCCGTTTTTTGGGGGTGGAGAATAGGAGATGCCCATGAAGAAGGCACCTCCCCTCCACAACCTCAGTCTCTTCCTCTGTAAAAAGAGAAGGCTTCACTAAGCAACAGGGATGACAGGGTACTACTGTTTTTGCTTTTCAGCTTTCTGAGCACCTCTGCTTAGCTTTGCTCCATCTTGCTCCCATTTTGCAGGTGGGAAAATGGAGGCTTAGGTCTCATAATTTTTTAGTGGCCCATGCAACTATAAGCATCAggttcctgctcctcctcccttgCCCAGAACTTCTTGGGTCACCCCTCCAGAAGCCTGACACCTCACTGATTCACACTTTCCCTCTGGGCTCCTCAACTTGATCAAGACCGGCAGGACCTGGGAGCGCAGGGCAGCGCTCAGCCTCCGGCCACCAGTGCTGGAAAGACCAGCCACCCCGCAGCCCGAGTGTGTGCTCAGCGCCGGCAGTCGCTGGCTTGTTAGTGAGTGATTGATTGCCTTATTAAAGCGTGTTCTTGTAACTGTGACCAAACTGATTGCATTGCATATGTTTGGAATAATGCTCATTTTAAACAACAGGATAAAGAGGATGAGCTCGGCAGAGCCTCCGAAGACGAAATGATTCCAGCCAGCAGCTCCCTAACTCTGGCATTAAATTGCCCAGTTACATAGCAAATCACTTGGTTCCTCCACCCTTGTCCCCATTGCCCGCCCCCTCCCCCCTGCAGCTTGATCGCATCTCCCAATGTGGTCTGCCCCACCAATGGTTTCTCTAGTGACCATATCAGCTCCACCTTCCCT
This is a stretch of genomic DNA from Manis pentadactyla isolate mManPen7 chromosome 7, mManPen7.hap1, whole genome shotgun sequence. It encodes these proteins:
- the EVX1 gene encoding homeobox even-skipped homolog protein 1, with protein sequence MESRKDMVMFLEGGQLGTLVGKRVSNLSEAVGSPLPEPPEKMVPRSCLSPRAGPPAARERGGGGLEEEPVDGLAGSAAGPGAEPRAAGAAVLGPGPPAPSVDSLSGQGQPSSSDTESDFYEEIEVSCTPDCATGNAEYQHSKGPSSEALASSPSGGSEAPKSNSGGSSQGTLACSASDQMRRYRTAFTREQIARLEKEFYRENYVSRPRRCELAAALNLPETTIKVWFQNRRMKDKRQRLAMTWPHPADPAFYTYMMSHAAAAGGLPYPFPSHLPLPYYSPVGLGAAPAASAAASPFSGPLRPLDTFRVLSQPYPRPELLCAFRHPPLYPGPAHGLGTSAGGPCSCLACHSGAANGLAPRTAAASDFTCASTSRSDSFLTFAPSVLSKASTVALDQREEVPLTR